From Argopecten irradians isolate NY chromosome 2, Ai_NY, whole genome shotgun sequence, the proteins below share one genomic window:
- the LOC138316488 gene encoding sodium-dependent glucose transporter 1-like → MLDRTRELQTFKIHHDDVISNDEETSDKDDKGEIQMQARALNDGNSGSCITFCQRTKLKFKMNSVFRGKILYTVCLFASRFIHGWSRGLFGSSYTDIRMISGSSLDDGSWILTSSSIGFALGSILQGFLYSRVNSKALFGITSIVCCTAFAVVPWCTVFEAMMFTYITIGVGQGVLASGTTVDIISLWGKESRVVFLGSHVVLACGHTVAPLVVAPFLVQIPHAVSFVNTSSDLGNSSSPAPPQITININQPIQYKSDIYVPFSVTSAIFLFSGIFFLALYTFHNKRQTCMETTKTDNVLTSGRNVSNRIKAFILLTVASIFFIFNGVDEVFIGFLATYCLEFFHWSKKDGALLSFIFSLLAFISRILGFLVAKWMNIMIYSVVNFVIVCLSVLGMLMASLYNYDSLVWFFAPVFGFARSCLFPLMFSWTNEYITPMTGRISSFYYTAMMLGSTLNPLLIGNLMEHIDLIWFCYLLLIESCLVLIFVGILVIATRYVLCHYGRTASNTTDKEIEQLNQH, encoded by the exons ATGTTGGACAGGACAAGAGAATTACAGACATTTAAAATACACCATGATGATGTCATCAGCAATGATGAAGAGACGTCCGATAAGGATGATAAAGGAGAAATACAGATGCAGGCACGTGCACTGAACGATGGAAACTCCGGATCCTGTATCACATTCTGTCAACGCACGAAACTCAAATTCAAGATGAACAGCGTATTTCGAGGGAAAATTTTATATACCGTTTGTCTTTTCGCTTCTAGATTCATCCAT GGCTGGAGCAGAGGATTATTTGGATCATCTTACACAGATATTCGTATGATAAGTGGATCGAGCCTTGATGATGGATCCTGGATTCTAACATCAAGTTCTATTGGCTTTGCCTTGGGATCCATTTTACAAGGATTTCTTTATTCGAGAGTGAACAGCAAGGCATTATTCGGGATCACATCCATTGTGTGCTGTACCGCCTTTGCTGTTGTTCCATGGTGTACTGTATTTGAAGCCATGATGTTTACATACATCACTATTGGTGTAGGTCAAGGAGTGTTAGCCTCAG GTACAACAGTGGATATAATCAGCCTCTGGGGTAAAGAGAGCCGTGTAGTTTTCTTAGGTAGTCACGTGGTGTTGGCTTGCGGGCATACCGTAGCCCCTCTGGTAGTCGCCCCGTTTCTCGTCCAGATACCACATGCAGTATCATTTGTAAATACCTCATCAGATCTCGGAAACTCTTCATCACCAGCTCCACCTCAAATAACGATCAACATTAACCAACCAATACAatacaaatctgatatatatgtACCTTTTTCAGTAACATCGGCTATCTTTCTTTTTTCGGGTATTTTCTTTTTGGCGTTGTACACTTTTCACAATAAAAGGCAGACTTGTATGGAAACAACAAAGACGGATAATGTCCTGACATCTGGGAGGAATGTTTCTAATCGTATTAAGGCTTTCATTTTATTAACGGTTGCttcaatatttttcatcttCAATGGTGTCGATGAGGTTTTCATCGGATTCCTTGCAACATACTGTTTAGAGTTTTTCCATTGGTCAAAAAAGGATGGTGCTTTgctttcatttattttctctCTTCTTGCCTTCATTTCACGAATTTTAGGGTTTTTGGTAGCAAAATGGATGAATATCATGATATATTCCGTCGTAAATTTTGTGATAGTTTGTCTATCAGTTCTGGGCATGCTGATGGCATCTCTTTACAACTACGACAGTCTAGTCTGGTTCTTCGCTCCTGTCTTCGGATTCGCAAGATCATGTTTATTTCCGCTGATGTTCAGCTGGACCAATGAATACATTACACCTATGACGGGTAGGATATCGTCATTTTATTACACAGCGATGATGTTGGGCAGCACACTTAATCCGTTGTTAATTGGAAATCTAATGGAACACATTGACCTAATATGGTTCTGCTATCTGCTGCTCATCGAATCATGTTTGGTTCTGATCTTTGTTGGCATTCTCGTTATTGCTACAAGATACGTCTTGTGTCATTATGGACGGACAGCTTCTAACACCACAGACAAAGAAATAGAACAATTGAACCAACATTGA